From the Labeo rohita strain BAU-BD-2019 chromosome 21, IGBB_LRoh.1.0, whole genome shotgun sequence genome, the window GACGGATGGCACCGGAGAGCATGCCGGAGGGCACAGAGGAGATCGAAGCTCTTAAACTGCTCCAGCGCTTGCTGGAAAAGAGACGTCAGTGGGAGGAAGGTCATAAGGGAGACAGACGAGTCAGCCTGGTAAGAAATGATGATTATGTTAATGCATAAACCTGCAATATGCATATGTTAATGCATAAACCTTTATGCACTTTACATGCAAAAGCATGTAAAGTGCATAAAGGTggttcttatatatatatatatataactagtCTGCaatatgaataatgaataaacataaaacatttatcattgtTGGACAAATAAAGAATCACCTTTGACcagacaaatgacaaaaaaagacacAGAAAAACCTTTTGTAACCAGTTATTTTAGTAGCGTTGAGataatgttaaaattgtattactattttttttttctgatttcatTTAACTTTGTTGTATAGTTTTgtcctttttattattactatttttaaatgtttatatatatatttttattttatttcagctttagatttagttattttaatacatcaaatcaaactaaattaagtttaagtttttaacatttttttttctttaaagctttatttatttaaaataatggttttttttttttttttttttttaaatataattttagtttagttttgttttttttacttttactgatTTTTCTAAGCTAATATGCATGGATATGCATGTTTCATTGATTCTTTGATGTTCCTGTTTTTGATCattatgaaagctgaataaatgagctttccactaatgtatggtttgttaggataggacaatatttggccaagatataactgtttgaaaatctggattctgtgggtgcaaaaaaatcaaaataatgagaaaatcacctttaaaattgtccaattaaagtccttagcaatgcatattactaataagaaattaagttttgttatatttacggtaagaaatttacaaaatatctttatggaacatgatccttacttaatatcctagtgatttttggcataaaataaaaatctaacattttgacccatacaatgtactttttggctattgctacaaatatacccatgctaccactggttttgtggtccagggtcacatataataatatttctctttttttatatttcatatacagGCTGAGGACATCTTGTTACGGATTTTACTAATGCAGGATGACAATGAAAGCTGAGGACCAACTGGACAAAAGACTGGTTTGAAGTTCACTTGACAACTGGCTTGATCGAAtacaaatctaatttattcaGAAGCATATAAATAagcatgttatatttttgtatgtcaATATCTCTACAAAGAAACACTGAGTGTCATCATTCTGTACATTTTAtggtattgttttttaaatgaattaattttctTGATAACGGACACCATAGTAACCATTGTAGCCACAGTTCAATTGATTAATATGTAATAAACTTTAAGTTGTTGGGCTATCTGCGGtttataaaaaacaacagtGTGCTTGTTTGCATATCATTTGAAATGTCTTAGCTACAAAAAAGactattaaaggaatagttcacccaaaaataaatatttgctgaaaatgtagtcaTCCTCGGGTCGTGCAAgatacatcacttgctcaccaatggatcctttgcagtgaatgggtgccgtcagaatgagagtccaaaccgctgataaaaacatcacaataattcacaagtaatccacaccacttcaatccatcaattaacatcttgtgaagcaaaaagatGCATGTTTGTGAGAAACCTCTGTCTATAATATCGCTCTCTTAGTGAAAAgccatcttgtctgaatcaggagagaaatcagaCAGAttaagcaccgtttacaagtgaaaacagtccaaaacagttgtaaacaaataagttagaggacaacaggggatagattttttcactaaatgaagtgttattatggattatggactcatattttggccagaagtgacaATAAAATCCCTTagtgatagatttgtttcttacaaacacacagcttttcactttacaagatgttaattgatggactggagtggtgtggattacttgtggattattgtgatgtttttatcagctgtttagactctcattctgacggcacccattcactacagaacAAGTGacgatgctaaatttctccaaatctgttctgacgaagaaacaaacttatctacatctctgacggcctgagggtgagtacattttcagcaaattttcattctaTACCTTTAAAATTAACATCTGAGTTCTTTATGGTCCATGCGCCACAACTAAACGTGCTGAGCCAAATGCGCTAGTACATTTAGTGTGAGAGTTAAGAGACCCCGTCTTATCCCAAAAGCAATTTGTTATAGGTTATGATTGATCTCTTGAGGTGACTGGCCATAGCCTGCTTAGTACTCAAGCAGTCACTTAACAGAGGCAGGCGGGTGACAGGAAAACTCTTCACCGCACACTAATGACCGTCTGAATAACTAAATCACAACCTTTGCATTGTCTGTGACAACTGGCAGGAAATTGTTGACGGTCTAGCTGTCTCGCCGCTCTCAGCTGTCCGTGCACAATAATGGCTCCAATTATACACACTGATGTTTCTAACAATGAAAGATGTCAATTGAAGCCACTTTCATTTGGTTAAGCTCATCTAGTTCACACAGCTTCCTTTCTGATGTTTGCTTTCCTCATTTGTCACAGATGAACGACCAGTAATAGAAATATGACCTCCATCAGTCTGAAAAAAGTTGCTGCATGAATGGCAAACGTCAGATTTGGTGATAGTCGTGTGTTCATGAAGATGTGAGCTGATGGGTTTGATAGGGGTGTGCAGGTCCTAAATGCTAATGCGGATTAAACACTTCCCCTACGAGAATGCATAATCATGTCCAAATTCCTTCATATAGTTGAACTGATCAATCAAACAATTAAGATCCACACACGGTTGTATATCAGGCTTATACCTCTTCAGAAAATCTTTATTAAATGCTGCATCAGAGGTCATAAAAATACGTGCaaaaagtgcaataaatgtGCAAAGGTGCAAAACGTTtagtgtgaccctggactacaaaaccggtcttaagtagcatggatatatttgtagcaataaccaaaaatacactgtatgggtcaaaattctgaatttttcttttatgccaaatatcattaggatattaagtaaagatcatgttccaagaatatattttgtacatttcctacagtaaatagtACTATGCATTGCTAATTAAAGTTAGATTGTAAAGAAACTGGTTCATTATTACAGTATGGACGGAGAATTATGTTCCAAACACAACCACTGGATGGCGGCATAATCACGGAAAAGCGCCTATACTGACGCCTCTTTAGCTCTTCGAAAGTACAATGACAGTTTAATATTTACGGCCTGTAAAAACCGTATTAATCCTGGAAAGTggatagtaaaaaaataatgtatttattactaattaataatttatataattaacaatgttttttttctgaaatcctGAAGgtataaattaattacaacGTTAATTgtttgcaacaacaacaacaacattaaaaccctggaccacaaaaccagtcataagggtcttttttttttaaaaattgccttgcaatgatttttggtaggacaatatctggccgagatacaactatttgaaaatctggaatctgagggtgcaaaaaaataaaaataaaaaataaataaataaaatataataaataataataataataaataaaataaattaaagttattagtaatgcatattactaatcaaaaattaagttttgatatatttaaggtaggacatttacaaaatatcttcatgatctttacttaatatcctaatgatttttggcattaaaagaaaaatcgataattttgacccatacgacGTACAACgatgctattgctacaaatatacttgtgctacttaagactggttttgtggtccagggtcacatattaccttaaatatacaaaagaaatgtttatagcctataaaaatgaaaaataaatcatttaaaataaataaataaaaaattaatatgtatCATTACGTTTAAGAACTCTACAAAGTTTTGTCATGTAGCACGGCAACCTcaacaattgtttttaaaatacacataaagAATTATTTGAAACAAGTAGCATTtgatatttttctgaaatttgtttttattataaaatacaaaattcaaCTGTACAATGTGAAAGCATACAACAAAACGGCATGGAAAGTGACCATCTGCATACAGTAAAGAACAAAAACTTTTTCCTAGCACTGAATGGTACTTTAAAGGGACAAATGTGATTCAATGaaattaaatgcatgcatttaaaatgcaaacatgatttttatttctctctctgaaTGCTTTTTTTGGTCAATAAAGGGTTAGAATTACCAAGGAAATTGTATTATGTGAactcaaaaaccaaaaaaaaaaaaaacagtaatgaatTTGTTTACAAAGATTGTCATCCACAATGATGTGAAAACCACTTTCAGGACCACTTCTCTTCAAGCAGAGTCTGATTAGAAAGCTAAAGGAGATGCAAACAAGTCTCTGAGTGTCTCAGTCCAGCATCATCGTCAGTCTACCACGTCTTCCCTATAGACTGGATGTGTTCCTTCGCTTTCATTCTTAGCGAGGCGATACTTGTGTTTCGTGGGTCTGCCTCTTCTAGTGAAAATTTATCCATAAAGCCTGAGCACTGATACGCTGGTGGAGGAGGGCAAACCGCCCCTATATGGGGCAGAGGGTGGTTGAGCGTGGATGAGCTGAGGAACTGCGGAGGGGTGTAGCTGGCTGGGACTCCTTGCTGAGGGGTGATGAAACTGGGCAGGGACTGCAGGGGAGAGCTGGAGGAGGTGATCGGTCCGGTTAGCCAGGGCTCTAACGGCAGGCCGCTACCCAGAGACAGTGGACCCGATCTGGGGATGGACAGCATGGAGGACTCCTGCAGCTTGATGGAGCTCACCTCCAACTTCTCTTGACGTCGCCACTTCGCACGGCGGTTTTGGAACCACACCTGAAATTTGACAAAGGGATTTAGTTTAGAATGCAAAAGCAACACGTTTAAAAGGTAAACTGTGAAAGAAGATATAGGGAAGTACAGATATAATGTTCATAGTTAGCAAAATCCTTTCAAAGAattaaagaaaggaaaaaagaaagagataaaaacaaaaaccttttaaatacacttttaaaaaatgtatatatgtagatatatgtttaaagtttaattgtattatatatatatttacatattataagtaatattatatattacaatattataaattaataataataataatacacttgCAAAAAGTTGATATACGCAGATATGTTTAAGATTAAATtgtattctattatttttttatataagttatattatatattacagtattatAAATTAGTAATTCACAAAAAACTTTCAAATACGCTTGCAAAAAGTTGATACaaatagatatatatttaagattaaattgtattatattaatatatgtagatatttatatatataattgtattatattaagtttttacatattataagtgttattatatattacagtattataaattaataattcacaaaaaactTTCAAATACACTTTGATATAAGGAGTCACATTTtactatattatgtttttacatattATAAGTAATATATTGCAGtagtattataaattaataattcacaaaaaatcAGATAAACTTGCAAAAAGTTTATGTAGATATATGTTTaagattaaattttattttttttgcgtaagtaatatatatattacattattatatattcataattaacaaaaaactttttaataaacttgCAAAACGTTGATATACGTAGATATATGTTTAAgatcaaattgtattttttttttgcatattataagtaatattatttattacagaaCTGTAAATTaatcattcacaaaaaaacctttaaatacttgcaaaaaaattcaaatgttcATAGTTTGCAAAAACCCTTCAAATACACTTGCAACAAAGTTGATATgtagatatatatgtatatgtatttatattcttgtttacatattttaagtaatattatatattacaatattattaattatttttgccaGTTACTTATGTCCGATATCTTAATTTGCTACACATAAGCTTCAGGTATTTCAAAGCAAATATATAGTAGCCACATTTTATTAGCCGTCACaaaaattactaatattttacaTCGAAATATCATATCTTAATAAaatcaagaagaagaagaaggccAAATCTTTCAAGAAAAAATAGTCCAAAGTGAAATCTCTTACAGCTATATTTGTCGaagattatttatattttaaattcattttaagtatttctaaagtttttttgtattttctttcttgaacaaattttttgttatttcagtcattaaattttatatataatttataattccCGGTTGCTTTAatacataatgcattttgttttagtctattctattattgttaataaaacgAAAATATGATTTCTTGCCTTGAATATGACAGTGAAGGGATCAATCAcgaatatgtaaaataaaaggaaGTGATCTATTAAATAAAGTGACCCTTTTGCTAGCATGTGTGATTATTATTCTCAAACGCACATGTAAATCCATCATGTGTGTGGTCTATGCTGTGCTCACCTGCACTCGAACCTCCGGCAGGTTGACCTTGAGCGCCAGCTCCTCTCTGCTGTACACGTCAGGATAATGCGACTTCTCAAATGCTCTCTCGAGTTCGTGCAACTGGAAGGTGGTGAACGTGGTCCGGTTTCGCCGGTGCTTTTTCTTGGGATTTTCATCGTCCGATAATTTACCACCATCCGCATCCGGTAGATCCGGACTGACCATGACGGCAGATCTACAGACAcctgtataaaaataatacagttttcctttatatctaaattaaaaatcacgTATTACAATTACTTGCCTTTTCTAACTTAAcatgaaaaaactaaaactctgaaacttttattcatatatataacaTCGTCATATATTTTGACATCATatctttaattacattttagatttttaaaataaaaatgtatatttaacactttttatgtatcttttaacctttttatttttaaaaagttttaaccttccatttacagttttaaaaaataaacaaaaaaacttttcaatCCACTTTTCAGATTTCATATACCtctatattaatatttgaacGTCTATTATGTACTTGTACATACTTATGGCTTAAAAAACGAAAACTTAGTATGAAGTGCTGCTAAGACGCTGAAAAATGTCACTTCGCGAAGCTGTTAACTCACCTTCAAAGTTTTTGGAATTACTGGAGTCCTTTTTGGGGGAAGACAAATGCTCAGCGTCTTTGCCCTGCTTCCCGGATCCATAAGAAAACGCCGGGTGGAAGATATTCTCTCCTTTAAATCCCAAAATGGATTCAATGCTGTGGATCCTCGTTTGGGATCCAGGACTGCGAACCAAGCGCGCAGATGGGGAGAGACGCTCTTCCATATCTTGGGACTGAGATCCAACAAGCCTCATCGAATATTTCGTTTCAGTAAAAGAAAACACTAAGGATTTCCTCCGTTTTCCTATGCAACACGCTCTATTTCCAATAGTCCAGGCTGTCCCAGCAGAGGAAGCAACTTTCTCCAGTAGTGGTCCTGCACACACTGAGGATGCGGTGGCCCCCAGGGGCCTTATATGGATCCCCCTCGACCGGGGTTCTATTGTGTGAGTGACATCCCCTTCGACACGTCAAGAGACGTCAGACAGGCCGGAGTGAGGGATGCGGTATTGTCCCTGAGCATTTAACTCCTCCCAGAGATCCTTGTGGGCATAATGGCAGCTTTATAAACCGCCTTACATAAATCTTAAATCATCTTTTCCCACTCCAGATGTCTTGATCATGATGGCCTTAGAAATAAGAGAAACTGGGGCTGGGATTACATCTTTGGGTCCGAAAGAGATCAAGATCTCTGCAAGCGcaaattgcaattaaaatgtCAGTTTATAAAAATAGTTACTTGTACACTactgttataaaaataattgacaACATATAGGAcagacattttttaaagcattttctgACACTGTTTGAAGGAGATTCCATGTTAGTTTGATGAAATTACGGTCATCACTCTTCTTAGGAGACGCTGAATGTCTCTGTTTGGAAATATAAAGGACTTAcaggacaaaataaataaagaaataaatatcgCTATTTGCCACGTTTGTGAGAATCAGTGACCGACACGTTATGCCTATTTTCCTATAGcctgtttgtttaattttattgtctGCTTCGAAAAATAATcgacaaaatgtttaaaataaaaaggatgcTTACTTTTTATACTTGTAGTTATTTTACACAGTTAAGgttgtagattttttaagtaattcGTTCCagctaaatatgaaaatattacatcaaagtttgaaacacataaaataaataataataatgaaataatgagttacaaatatttaaaccaaATATATTAGCCTAAGCGATTTACAGTGGtttgcattataaatgttgtGCTTAGCTAAAAATGATAGTCTAgtctatataaattaaaataaaataagttttagttaataatttttaagagaaaaaataaatgtgatcctaagtagcacgggtatattagCCAACAATATGGGtcaaatgatcgatttttcttttaaaactcattaggatattaagtaaagattttaAAGTAAGTTCCTaccctaaatatatcaaaacttaatttttgattagtaatatgcattgctaagagcttcatttggacaactttaaagtcgactttctcaatatttagattttttcaccctcagattccagattttcaaatagttgtttatttctaacaaaccatacatcagtgtaAATCTTATTAATTCTGCTTTCAGTtgaggttttgtggtccagggtcacaaatgttattCATAGTCTACAAAACACTACAGTGAAGTCATTTAAACTTAAACAGAATAGGCGGACTCTAAAACTGGTAGCTTAAATTGGTATCGGTAGAATGGAATGATCGTAAATTTTGGTGGTCAAACATTTAAGCAGCCTAACTAACTAATTACAACTCTAAAAACGATAAAACACCACCAAGAAGTACTTTAGGCCTACACTTCGTGCGTCTAGTGGTTTCGGCTATTAGGGGATTTTGTTACATGAACAAAACGCGATCTCAAGCAGCAAGCGCACGACCCCTGAGAGCTAGCCTACAATTGAGGTGCAGTTAATTGGAAGAATTTGCAAACTTCCTCAATATTGAATGGATACGTGTAATTAGCTCCGAACAAAGATTGACAGCAGTCTGATAATCCGCAGGACACACGCTGGTTTGAGGGGATTACACACTTTCCCCCCTCGATCCAAAACAGCACCAAATCCTTTCAACTGCATGGCTTTTCCCTAATTACAACAGATAATGTTGGTATTTCCAGATTTATTCAAagatacacacacgcacacacctacttaaaaaaaataatacaccgCAAAAATACAAGAATCCATGCCTTGAAGGTTGATTAACACGTTAAAAATTAGTGTTATTCGCGtggcaaaaaattaaatacaattaaaaataaacaaacataaaaatttatttacgTTCAGGTCACATAATGTGAAGGCACAAGGTTACACTGTTACTATGTCTAGTGAAGGCATTTAACTAGTCTCAGACCTGATGATCCTATTAGCAGGTAATCTTTAAAAGTCCTTAAAAGACTGTTTTTCAATAAACATGAACTTagaatcattttatatttattttctcctgtCTAGTCATATGGTAACTTCAGGCCCACTTTTTATCGGATTTAGttgttttcttgtaaatataAAGCTGCATGACATAAAACACTGGTATGGTATGATGTTATGGCCAAGAAAATCTCACAGACATGTACTTGTTTTGATCACGAAATGCAGGACAGACCCACCGTTTTTCAATCATCTGTTTTATTCATGTGTTTAATCTGTTTACACATGAGACGTCAATCCTATTCATGCTTATTTACCTCACTTAATACATAAGACTAACAAATCCTAATGAGCATTACAATATCGCAAGTGTCAATACTAGATGGTCTGCTGTCaaaaaataacaagaagaaataACAGCATCACATTCGTCTCATCCCTTGTGCAAAAAAGCAGGAGGGGGATTTAAACAGAACTTCTCCACCTCAGGTTCAAGTTATATGTTTGTTagatatatttacagataaatattgcaacaaatatgcaaagaaaaaaagaggagaaGTAGGGAATATACtacaacataatttatttaaacaacacATACAAAAGAAAAAGTCCAACAGTGAAACTGGGGGCTAAACAAGAGAAGCCGAAGCCAAAAAGCTGATCTAGAATCAGATTTTGGGACCAAAAAACTTGGGTTACTTCTTCTGCCTTTAAAAGAAATTTCATGTGAAGACATGACAGAAAAAGTCACCTAAGTTTTCTGAAACTGTGCTTTAGCAAAAGCATGCCCTGGTTTGTAGAAATGTGTGAGTTTGTTAAACCCCTACATGACAGAACACTTCTCCTCAGCCTTGGTCTTCATCTCTGTCAATGTAGCACTGGCTTTCTCTTTTAACTGATCCATGTCCATGTTCTGTAAGTTCTGCATCTGCCCTAGGATGGAGTCCTTCTCCTCTTCCTCCGTGGCGTCTTCATCCACCATCTTCAGCAGCTCCTCGGGAACGTCCACGTCGTCTCCTGCCATCTGGATCATGTTCTCGTCCTGTTCACTCTGAGGGGTAAATACATGCCATGTTATTTTCAAACACAGTTCCACCAATATTcataaatgctaaaaacaatGTGGACCAGTGACCAGTTACGTTAAACATCCCGACCAACGTTGAGGGTGGATTGGTGAGATCTGTACACTATTCCATATTAAATACCCAACATTAAGACTCTACTATCTGTAGTCTTTTTGAATTATTGCATCACATTAAAGTCAGAGTAAAGCAATATTAAgtatgtgttctgagtttgtcatGCCACAGAAACACATTATTAACCACCCAGTCAAATTGCTGGGGGTGTGTCCACTGTCAGTTCCAAAATCACGCCCGCTTGCGGGAAAACACCCGCCTCAAACCACGCCCACTCACGGAAAAGCTGCCGCCTCAAACCACGCCCACTCACTGGAAAGTTGCTGCCTTAAACCACGCCCACTTGCGGGAAAGCTGCCGCCTTCCACTCACTGGAAAGCTGCCGCTCTAAACCACGCCCACTCTCTGGAAAGCTGCTGCCTTAAACCACGCCCACTCATGCAACAGCTGCCGCCTTAAAACACACCCACTCACTGGAAAGCTGCTGCCTTAAACCACGCCCACTCACTGAAAAGCTGTCGCCTTAAAACACGCCCACTCACTGGAAAGCAGCTGCCTTAAACCACGCCCACTTGTGCAACAGCTGCCGCCTTAAACCACACCCACTCTCTGGAAAGCTCCTGCCTTAAACCACGCCAACTCACTGGGAAGCTGCCGTCTTAAACCACACCCACTCACTGGAAAGCTGTCGCCTTAAACCACGCCCACTCACTGGAAAGCAGCTGCCTTAAACCACGCCCACTCACTGGAAAGCTGTCGCCTTAAACCACGCCCACTCACTGGAAAGCAGCTGCCTTAAACCACGCCCACTTGTGCAACAGCTGCCGCCTTAAACCACACCCACTCTCTGGAAAGCTCCTGCCTTAAACCACGCCAACTCACTGGGAAGCTGCCGTCTTAAACCACACCCACTCACTGGAAAGCTGCTGCCTTAAACCACGCCCACTCGTGCAACAGCTGCCACCTTAAACCACACCCACTCACTGGAAAGCTCCTGCCTTAAACCACGCCCACTCACTGGAAAGCTGCCGTCTTAAACCATGCCCTCAATCACTTGAAAGCTGCTGTCTTAAACTACGCCCACTCGTGCGACAGCTGCCGCCTTAAACCACGCCCACTCACTGGAAAGCTGCTGACTTAAACCACACCCACTTGTGGGACAGCTGCCACCTCAACtgtcaaatacaaataaatttaaataggcCTAACAAGACAGa encodes:
- the rx3 gene encoding retinal homeobox protein Rx3, translating into MRLVGSQSQDMEERLSPSARLVRSPGSQTRIHSIESILGFKGENIFHPAFSYGSGKQGKDAEHLSSPKKDSSNSKNFEGVCRSAVMVSPDLPDADGGKLSDDENPKKKHRRNRTTFTTFQLHELERAFEKSHYPDVYSREELALKVNLPEVRVQVWFQNRRAKWRRQEKLEVSSIKLQESSMLSIPRSGPLSLGSGLPLEPWLTGPITSSSSPLQSLPSFITPQQGVPASYTPPQFLSSSTLNHPLPHIGAVCPPPPAYQCSGFMDKFSLEEADPRNTSIASLRMKAKEHIQSIGKTW